The following proteins are encoded in a genomic region of Enterocloster clostridioformis:
- a CDS encoding flavin reductase family protein: MKIEIGKDFPQYFKPSYPEEFALFSHFETTAGIPTVLFAITTWKENGKPNVCFHSWSCFHGDKTAFFAVMGNLYQHTHTYANIKREKCFCINFLPISYYDKLIATINHNDLEADEFAIGSFTLTNAKTIQAPAIQEAFMNMECTLKDIQDLSGAGITAMIAGQVQHISIEEEYAQAYEPRYGKAGFMMLIPAPQNLITGEPGQSAIATVNIERLD; encoded by the coding sequence ATGAAAATAGAGATTGGTAAGGATTTTCCGCAATACTTTAAGCCTTCATATCCAGAGGAGTTTGCATTATTTTCGCATTTTGAAACGACTGCAGGTATACCTACAGTTTTATTTGCGATAACTACATGGAAAGAAAATGGAAAGCCGAATGTTTGTTTTCACTCATGGAGCTGCTTTCACGGAGATAAGACTGCATTCTTTGCTGTTATGGGGAATTTGTACCAGCATACACATACCTATGCAAATATCAAAAGAGAAAAATGCTTCTGCATTAATTTTCTCCCGATAAGTTATTATGATAAATTAATAGCTACGATTAACCATAACGATTTAGAAGCAGATGAATTCGCAATAGGAAGTTTTACACTTACCAATGCGAAAACGATTCAAGCGCCAGCCATCCAAGAGGCATTTATGAATATGGAATGTACCCTGAAAGATATACAGGATTTAAGCGGCGCAGGAATTACGGCTATGATTGCCGGTCAGGTACAGCATATTTCGATTGAGGAAGAATACGCACAGGCTTATGAACCGCGATATGGAAAAGCAGGGTTTATGATGCTAATACCAGCTCCTCAAAATCTTATTACGGGGGAACCCGGTCAATCAGCAATTGCGACGGTCAACATAGAAAGGCTTGATTAA
- a CDS encoding tyrosine-type recombinase/integrase: protein MLKRAIAGKTIEEYCLWLQHNEMSQGTIYKYRYYLNQLEQFMDGAAVTKERVMVWKETLRRNLSPVTVNGALAAVNGFFRYLGWNDCLVKFIKVKQQVFCSGQKELKREEYLQLVEAAQKDGNERLCLLIQTLCSTGIRISELSYITVTAVEKQIVQVDCKGKVRTIFLTRQLCRLLKEYAEKRKVQSGPIFVTRSGKPMDRSNIWREMKKIGKKAGINPQKIFPHNLRHLFARVYYSQEKDLLRLSDILGHSSVNTTRIYTMESGENHVRQLERMGLLIEHYNRIPLLL from the coding sequence ATGTTGAAACGAGCAATTGCAGGCAAAACGATTGAAGAATACTGTCTCTGGCTGCAGCATAATGAGATGAGCCAGGGAACCATCTATAAATACAGATATTATCTGAACCAGCTTGAACAGTTTATGGATGGGGCGGCAGTTACCAAAGAGAGGGTCATGGTCTGGAAGGAAACACTTAGGAGAAATCTGTCGCCGGTGACGGTCAACGGCGCCCTGGCTGCTGTCAATGGATTTTTTCGGTATCTGGGATGGAATGACTGTCTGGTCAAGTTTATAAAAGTAAAACAGCAGGTATTTTGTTCCGGACAAAAGGAACTGAAACGGGAGGAATACCTGCAGCTGGTTGAGGCCGCGCAAAAAGATGGGAATGAACGGTTATGTCTTTTAATCCAGACCCTGTGCTCCACAGGAATCCGCATATCGGAGCTTTCCTATATTACGGTTACCGCAGTGGAAAAACAGATTGTCCAGGTGGACTGCAAAGGAAAGGTCAGGACTATCTTCCTCACCCGGCAGCTGTGCAGGCTTCTTAAGGAGTATGCGGAGAAAAGAAAAGTACAGTCCGGCCCCATCTTTGTGACACGCAGCGGAAAGCCCATGGACCGCAGCAATATATGGCGTGAGATGAAAAAAATCGGAAAAAAGGCAGGAATTAATCCGCAAAAGATATTTCCCCACAATCTACGGCACCTCTTTGCAAGGGTATACTACAGCCAGGAAAAGGATCTGCTGCGGCTGTCAGACATACTGGGCCACAGCAGTGTCAATACCACACGTATCTATACAATGGAAAGCGGAGAGAATCATGTCAGACAGTTGGAACGAATGGGGCTGCTTATAGAACATTACAACAGAATTCCTCTTTTGTTGTAA
- a CDS encoding bacterial transcriptional activator domain-containing protein: MGGKILRVQMLGKFTMRYGEDHILFHKTGNAKSVRLLQMLLLSGEQGIAKSEIMDFLYGWSEGTDAGNRNKNLNNLCYRLKGQLAASGLPEEEYVVIQDGVCRWKSSFKIELDAAYFETLVHKAEGSRGRERAALFLQANQSYYGELLPMNQSDMWFYEKSESFKRLYIETIRELEQAFKSNHDYQNLLKLYTRASAIYPFENWQTEQIRCCLEMYRYEEAINIYNRTMELYAREMGNPPMEEMQKCFEDLELFERKHKRSVQAWHITSQYYMEVGGGGYNRDHI; the protein is encoded by the coding sequence ATGGGCGGTAAGATTCTGCGTGTACAGATGCTGGGTAAATTTACAATGCGGTATGGGGAAGACCACATACTGTTTCATAAAACAGGCAATGCAAAATCCGTACGTCTTCTCCAGATGCTGCTGCTATCAGGAGAGCAGGGAATTGCAAAAAGCGAGATTATGGATTTTCTCTATGGGTGGAGCGAGGGGACTGACGCAGGCAACCGCAATAAAAACCTGAACAATCTGTGTTACCGGCTCAAGGGACAGCTGGCGGCTTCCGGCCTTCCGGAGGAGGAATATGTGGTAATACAGGATGGGGTATGCAGGTGGAAGAGCAGTTTTAAGATTGAACTGGATGCGGCTTATTTTGAAACACTGGTACATAAGGCGGAAGGAAGCCGGGGACGGGAACGGGCCGCGCTGTTCCTTCAGGCTAATCAAAGCTATTACGGAGAGCTGCTGCCCATGAACCAGTCCGACATGTGGTTCTATGAGAAAAGCGAATCATTTAAGCGCCTTTATATAGAGACAATCCGGGAGCTGGAGCAGGCGTTTAAATCCAATCATGACTACCAGAACCTGCTTAAACTTTACACCAGGGCATCTGCGATTTATCCCTTTGAGAATTGGCAGACAGAGCAGATACGGTGCTGCCTGGAAATGTACAGGTATGAGGAAGCCATTAATATTTATAACAGGACCATGGAACTCTACGCAAGGGAGATGGGGAATCCCCCAATGGAAGAGATGCAGAAGTGTTTTGAAGACCTGGAATTGTTTGAACGGAAACACAAACGGAGCGTTCAGGCATGGCACATAACGAGTCAGTATTATATGGAAGTCGGGGGGGGGGGGTATAATCGGGACCATATTTGA
- a CDS encoding prenyltransferase yields the protein MSVEKKYISDVETILSHRHDNGADFWTTIDHKLLKGAPYTTLESILYLLELGVSPDDEVMKNAAGLIFSNWKEDGRVKTSPTGGIYPCQTALAVNTLCHMGYSNDDRIKKSFAYFLDTQQEDGGWKCNKYSFGRGEETEYSTPYTTLVVLDLLRYSPYFNKDARLDKAVDFLLEHWNIRKPISPCHYGIGTLFMQIEYPFRGYNLFYYVYILSFYDSAKEDGRFLEALKALEDKTVNGEIPVERVVPKLAKLNFCKKGKTSELATIHYQEILKNIGRKG from the coding sequence ATGAGCGTTGAGAAAAAATACATCTCTGATGTGGAAACAATCTTATCACACAGACATGATAATGGTGCGGATTTTTGGACTACTATCGATCACAAATTATTAAAAGGCGCACCTTATACCACCTTAGAAAGTATATTGTATCTACTGGAATTAGGCGTATCGCCTGATGATGAAGTGATGAAGAATGCTGCCGGACTTATCTTCAGTAACTGGAAAGAGGACGGGCGGGTGAAAACTTCTCCGACAGGCGGGATTTATCCATGCCAAACTGCGTTAGCTGTCAATACCCTATGTCATATGGGATATTCAAATGATGACAGGATAAAAAAGTCGTTTGCATACTTCCTTGATACCCAACAGGAAGACGGTGGCTGGAAATGTAATAAATATAGCTTTGGCCGGGGCGAAGAGACCGAATATTCAACACCCTATACCACTTTGGTTGTGTTGGATTTGCTGCGCTATTCCCCATATTTTAACAAGGATGCCCGATTAGATAAGGCTGTTGATTTTCTGTTGGAACACTGGAATATCCGTAAGCCCATCAGTCCCTGCCACTATGGAATAGGCACATTGTTCATGCAGATTGAATATCCGTTTCGGGGGTATAATCTGTTTTACTATGTGTATATTCTGTCATTCTATGACAGCGCGAAGGAGGACGGACGTTTTCTTGAAGCGTTAAAGGCACTGGAAGATAAAACTGTGAATGGGGAAATCCCTGTGGAAAGAGTTGTGCCAAAACTTGCAAAGCTTAATTTTTGTAAAAAAGGCAAGACTAGTGAGCTCGCGACAATCCATTATCAAGAAATATTAAAAAATATTGGAAGAAAAGGTTAG